Proteins from a single region of Acinonyx jubatus isolate Ajub_Pintada_27869175 chromosome D3, VMU_Ajub_asm_v1.0, whole genome shotgun sequence:
- the TMX3 gene encoding protein disulfide-isomerase TMX3 isoform X3, with translation MFEHVQKRHRVFFVYIGGESPLKEKYIDAASELIVYTYFFSASEDVVPEYVILKEMPAVLVFKDETYFVYDEYEDGDLSSWINRERFQNYLTMDGFLLYELGDTGKLVAIAVIDEKNTSNEHTRLKSIIQEVARDYRDQFHRDFQFGHMDGNDYINTLLMDELKVPTVVVLNTSNQQYFLLDRQIGSAEDMAHFIRDILDGTVPAQGGDSILQRLKRIIFDAKSTIVSIFKSSPLMGCFLFGLPLGVISIMCYGIYTADTDGGYIEERYEVSRSEIESQEPGEDSKEQEPSDGATLGPTVQEPKDVLEKKKD, from the exons ATGTTTGAACATGTGCAAAAGAGACATcgtgtgttttttgtttatatagGTGGAGAGTCACCTTTGAAG GAGAAATACATAGATGCTGCTTCAGAATtaattgtatatacatacttCTTTTCTGCCTCAGAAGACGTGGTTCCTGAG TATGTGATACTGAAGGAGATGCCTGCTGTACTTGTTTTCAAAGATGAAACTTACTTTGTTTACGATG aGTACGAGGATGGTGATCTGTCATCTTGGATCAACAGGGAGAGGTTTCAGAACTATCTTACCATGGATGGCTTCCTCTTATATGAACTTGGAGACACAG GAAAGCTTGTGGCGATTGCAGTTATTGATGAGAAAAATACATCAAATGAACACACCAG ATTAAAGTCAATTATTCAGGAAGTTGCTAGAGATTACAGAGACCAGTTCCACAG AGATTTTCAGTTTGGCCATATGGATGGAAATGACTATATAAATACTTTGCTAATGGA tgaaCTGAAAGTCCCGACTGTGGTTGTACTGAATACTTCAAACCAACAATACTTCTTACTGGACAGACAGATCGGCAGTGCCGAGGACATGGCACATTTCATTCGTGACATCTTAGATGGCACAGTCCCG GCCCAAGGAGGTGATAGCATTTTGCAGAGattgaaaagaataatatttgATGCCAAATCGACTATTGTG TCTATATTCAAGAGCTCGCCCCTCATGGGCTGCTTTCTCTTTGGCCTTCCACTGGGTGTCATCAGCATTATGTGCTACGGCATCTACACGGCGGACACTGATGGAGGGTACATAGAAGAACGATACGAGGTGTCCAGAAGTGAAATCGAAAGCCAGGAACCAGGAGAAGACAGCAAAGAACAGGAGCCAAGCGATGGAGCCACCCTCGGGCCTACGGTGCAAGAACCCAAAGATGtattagagaagaagaaagattga